The Flavobacterium faecale genome has a segment encoding these proteins:
- a CDS encoding GNAT family N-acetyltransferase, whose protein sequence is MKVESLKIDKLVTERLLLVPFTIPICNNVLHGDYSDLEKLSFKKGKNWPDNDVLETLPRIINNLSKVPSPTGFESWMIVKRDTLEIIGDLGFKGFNYEDRNIDIGYGIIKEERRKGYAEEAVKEIIRWAFSNDFIKEITASCLGENINSANLLAKFNFTQVKAENDMLYWSLRNKTFEDKV, encoded by the coding sequence ATGAAAGTAGAAAGTCTAAAAATAGATAAATTAGTAACAGAAAGATTGCTCCTTGTTCCCTTTACAATTCCGATTTGTAATAATGTGTTGCATGGTGATTACAGTGATTTGGAGAAGTTGAGTTTTAAAAAAGGGAAAAATTGGCCTGACAACGATGTCCTAGAGACTTTACCTAGAATAATTAATAATTTGTCAAAAGTTCCATCTCCAACTGGTTTTGAATCTTGGATGATTGTTAAGAGGGATACTTTAGAAATAATAGGTGATTTAGGTTTTAAGGGTTTTAATTATGAGGACAGAAATATTGACATTGGTTATGGCATAATTAAAGAAGAACGACGCAAAGGCTATGCTGAAGAGGCAGTAAAAGAAATTATAAGGTGGGCTTTCTCAAATGATTTTATAAAAGAAATCACTGCAAGCTGTTTGGGAGAAAACATAAACTCTGCTAATCTGTTAGCTAAATTTAATTTCACACAAGTAAAAGCAGAAAACGATATGCTGTATTGGTCTTTAAGAAACAAAACCTTTGAAGATAAGGTGTAA
- a CDS encoding GNAT family N-acetyltransferase, which yields MKNSTATTFPNFKSDRLVLRPLSDYDLQEIFLLRTDEVVNKYLNRKPCLTLEDAKEFITNTIEIVKSEKLNYWAIELIATKKIIGTICLFKVENKPDTCEMGYELLPSYHRLGIMSEAVAMVLSYAHETVRLQNIEAFVHQDNLQSIGLLQKFNFCKVSMQSKYNDGTLLYQLNL from the coding sequence ATGAAGAACAGCACTGCTACCACTTTTCCAAATTTTAAATCCGATCGTTTGGTCCTTCGACCCTTGTCAGATTACGATCTGCAAGAAATATTCTTGCTCAGGACAGATGAAGTTGTAAATAAATATTTGAACAGAAAACCTTGTCTGACTTTAGAAGATGCTAAGGAGTTTATTACTAATACAATAGAAATAGTCAAAAGTGAAAAGCTAAACTATTGGGCAATAGAATTAATCGCAACCAAAAAAATAATTGGGACCATTTGTCTTTTTAAAGTAGAAAATAAGCCTGACACTTGCGAAATGGGGTATGAACTTTTACCAAGCTATCATCGTTTAGGTATAATGAGTGAAGCCGTAGCCATGGTATTGTCTTATGCTCATGAGACTGTTCGTTTGCAAAATATTGAAGCTTTTGTACATCAAGACAATTTGCAGTCAATAGGCTTATTACAAAAATTTAATTTTTGTAAAGTGTCGATGCAAAGCAAATACAATGATGGTACCTTATTGTATCAATTGAATTTGTAG